The proteins below are encoded in one region of Xenopus laevis strain J_2021 chromosome 8L, Xenopus_laevis_v10.1, whole genome shotgun sequence:
- the LOC121397311 gene encoding vomeronasal type-2 receptor 26-like, translated as MDGEPKVCVGPNAAAPVGPDPPSPTLNPSVSYGAMDKVFDDKIIFPHFFRTVPSEHAQCQAIIALLKHFGWNWVGIITFADESNLRASNEMRDKILKSGYCVEFLEVIYNEQIILKNIKNSTANVIIVYSSVEELQLVATAAYIANLKGKLFLTNKEITFEMDNALIYQLHPLHGSLSISISDGNIPGLIEFLQNDGPSTLPVNGFYINVYEAFIYEDKDKVENPFRNKQDRRIGPFLYNNLRVSYSFYLAVYAVAHALHDMILEIKGHHPQFLHNKLQPWQLKHYMKNVNFKTPEGRHVKFDDKGNVPGQFDIMNFLILPDRTMMNVKVGKYLSSVLEEEQLFLNKSIIQWPHSAEVPKSVCSESCSPGYRKVHREGQQICCYDCVLCPEGEITNMYDMDNCIKCKEHQWTDKRRDKCIQRETEYLSFHDFLGIFLMATSLFLCAITTGIYSIFYKHRLTSIVRANNLRLSYILLFSLMLSFLSSLLFIGRPNEVTCLIRQVIFGIIFASELSTLIGKTMTVVIAFSATQPGSKLAKWMKTQITYSIVLLLSFGQVVICSVWLICSPPFPHIDTKSKTGMIILLCNEGSVVAFYIMVGYIGILAIVSFLLAYYARRLPDSFNESQLITFSMLVFCCVWISFIPAYINTKGRSVVAVEVFAILTSNAGLLGFIFIPKCYIILFRPELNNKQHLIRNK; from the exons GTCAGTTATGGTGCCATGGATAAAGTCTTTGATGATAAGATTATTTTCCCTCACTTTTTCCGCACAGTGCcaagtgagcatgctcagtgccAGGCCATCATTGCGCTCCTTAAACACTTTGGGTGGAACTGGGTTGGCATTATCACTTTTGCAGATGAAAGTAACCTGAGAGCAAGCAATGAAATGAGAGACAAGATTCTAAAAAGTGGCTATTGTGTTGAGTTCCTAGAGGTGATCTATAATGAACAGataatattgaaaaatattaaaaatagcacGGCTAATGTAATCATTGTATACAGCAGTGTTGAAGAATTGCAATTGGTAGCAACCGCTGCATATATTGCAAACCTTAAAGGGAAGTTGTTCTTGACAAATAAAGAGATAACGTTTGAAATGGACAACGCTTTAATATATCAACTGCATCCTTTGCATGGTTCTCTCTCAATTTCCATCTCTGATGGAAACATACCTGGGTTAATCGAATTCTTGCAAAATGACGGTCCCTCAACACTCCCTGTAAATGGATTTTATATCAATGTGTATGAAGCCTTCATTTATGAAGACAAAGATAAGGTGGAAAACCCTTTTAGGAATAAGCAAGATCGGCGGATTGGCCCTTTCTTATACAACAATCTCAGAGTCTCGTACAGTTTTTACCTTGCAGTATATGCAGTAGCACATGCTCTGCATGACATGATATTGGAGATAAAAGGCCATCATCCTCAGTTTCTGCATAACAAACTCCAGCCTTGGCAG CTCAAACATTACATGAAGAATGTCAATTTTAAAACACCAGAAGGCAGACACGTGAAATTTGACGATAAGGGAAATGTCCCAGGACAATTTGACATTATGAATTTTCTGATTTTACCTGACAGAACCATGATGAATGTCAAAGTTGGAAAATATCTCTCCTCTGTTCTTGAAGAGGAACAGCTATTTTTGAACAAGAGCATAATACAGTGGCCACATTCAGCAGAG gtCCCCAAATCTGTTTGCAGTGAAAGCTGCTCACCAGGGTACAGAAAAGTTCACCGTGAGGGACAACAGATTTGCTGCTACGACTGTGTCCTCTGCCCAGAGGGAGAAATCACCAATATGTATG ATATGgacaactgtatcaaatgcaagGAACATCAATGGACTGACAAGAGAAGAGACAAATGTATTCAAAGAGAGACAGAATATCTTTCATTCCATGATTTTCTTGGGATATTTTTGATGGCCACATCCCTATTTTTGTGTGCGATAACCACAGGAATATACTCAATCTTTTATAAACATCGATTGACTTCCATTGTGAGAGCCAATAACCTACGTCTCAGTTACATCCTCCTCTTCTCCCTCATGTTGTCTTTCCTTTCTTCCTTGCTTTTCATTGGACGACCAAATGAAGTTACATGTTTGATTCGACAAGTGATATTTGGCATTATCTTTGCATCTGAACTTTCCACACTAATTGGGAAAACTATGACAGTTGTTATTGCTTTCAGTGCCACCCAACCAGGCAGCAAACTTGCAAAATGGATGAAAACTCAAATTACCTACAGCATTGTTCTACTTCTTTCTTTTGGGCAAGTTGTTATATGTTCAGTTTGGTTGATCTGTTCTCCCCCCTTTCCACACATTGACACCAAATCGAAGACTGGAATGATCATTCTGCTGTGTAATGAAGGCTCAGTTGTTGCTTTCTATATAATGGTTGGATACATTGGCATCTTGGCCATCGTTAGCTTCTTATTAGCATACTATGCTCGCCGGTTACCTGACAGCTTTAATGAGTCTCAGCTCATAACTTTCAGCATGTTGGTGTTCTGCTGTGTCTGGATCTCCTTCATCCCAGCCTATATAAACACCAAAGGCAGATCTGTGGTGGCTGTGGAAGTATTTGCGATTTTGACTTCCAATGCAGGACTTCTGGGTTTCATATTTATCCCCAAGTGCTACATTATTCTTTTTAGGCCTGAGCTCAACAACAAACAacatttaataagaaataaatga